A DNA window from Pyrus communis chromosome 3, drPyrComm1.1, whole genome shotgun sequence contains the following coding sequences:
- the LOC137729083 gene encoding sm-like protein LSM2, translating to MLFFSYFKELVGREVTVELKNDLAIRGTLHSVDQYLNIKLENTRVVDQDKYPHMMSVRNCFIRGSVVRYVQLPPDGVDVELLHDATRREARGG from the exons atg TTGTTCTTCTCTTATTTCAAAGAGTTGGTGGGGAGAGAAGTGACGGTGGAGCTGAAGAATGACCTTGCAATCAGAGGAACACTGCACTCGGTGGATCAGTATCTCAACATTAAGCTCGAGAATACTAGGGTTGTCGACCAGGACAAGTACCCTCACATG ATGTCAGTGAGGAACTGTTTTATTAGGGGATCAGTTGTGAGATACGTTCAACTGCCCCCAGACGGAGTCGATGTTGAACTGCTGCATGATGCCACCAGAAGGGAAGCTCGTGGCGGCTGA
- the LOC137730055 gene encoding probable glutathione S-transferase codes for MADEVVLLDFWPSPFGMRLRIALAEKGIEYVYKDEDVRNKSPLLLQMNPVHKKIPVLIHNGKPVCESLIALQYIDEVWNDKAPLLPSDSYLRAQARFWADFVDKKIYEFGRKIWTTKGEEQDAAKKEFLDCMGVLEGELGDKPFFGGETLGFVDVALIPFYSWFLLYEKFGNFSVEALHPKFIAWVKRCVEKESVSKSLPEQEKVYDFVMFMRKKLGME; via the exons ATGGCGGATGAGGTAGTTTTGTTGGATTTCTGGCCTAGCCCATTTGGGATGAGGCTGAGGATTGCTCTGGCTGAGAAGGGCATTGAGTATGTGTACAAAGATGAGGACGTGAGGAACAAGAGCCCACTGTTGCTGCAGATGAACCCGGTTCACAAGAAGATCCCGGTTCTCATTCACAATGGAAAACCGGTCTGTGAGTCCCTCATTGCGCTTCAGTACATTGATGAGGTTTGGAATGATAAGGCTCCACTCTTGCCCTCTGACTCTTACCTCAGAGCCCAGGCCAGGTTCTGGGCAGACTTCGTCGACAAGAAG ATATACGAGTTTGGGAGGAAGATTTGGACAACGAAAGGAGAAGAACAGGACGCAGCAAAGAAGGAATTCCTTGACTGCATGGGCGTGTTAGAAGGAGAGCTCGGAGACAAGCCCTTCTTTGGGGGCGAGACCCTTGGATTCGTGGACGTGGCACTTATTCCGTTCTATAGCTGGTTTCTTTTGTATGAGAAATTTGGTAACTTCAGTGTTGAGGCGTTGCACCCAAAGTTTATTGCCTGGGTTAAGAGGTGCGTGGAGAAGGAAAGCGTGTCCAAATCGCTCCCCGAACAGGAAAAGG